Proteins encoded in a region of the Candidatus Babeliales bacterium genome:
- a CDS encoding DegT/DnrJ/EryC1/StrS family aminotransferase, translating to MSTQKNTKFIPISEPSITKREIEYVTKAVKSGWVSSLGEYITQFEEQFAKFIGTKYAVSCTNGTVALHLAMVSAGVKPGDEVIIPDLTFVATASAVKYIGAIPVFADIDPATWCIKPDSIKKLITPKTKAIVPVHLYGYPADMAAINKIAAEHGLTVFEDAAEAHGASINKKRVGSFGKCGVFSFYGNKIITTGEGGMITTSDQVLHDRAKYLRDHAMSKTKRYWHTELGYNYRITNIQAALGLAQLHRIDSIIKKKLKIFSWYKKYLGQSELFSLNPERKGITNVIWMVSILLSEKLKIDRDNLMKKLREKNIDTRPFFYPISQLPMYNTGVINPVAYDIAE from the coding sequence ATGAGTACACAAAAAAATACTAAATTCATTCCCATTTCAGAACCTTCAATTACAAAAAGAGAGATTGAATACGTAACCAAAGCGGTTAAATCCGGTTGGGTTTCATCGCTAGGAGAGTATATCACTCAATTCGAAGAACAGTTCGCAAAGTTCATCGGCACAAAATACGCTGTATCTTGTACTAACGGAACTGTTGCGCTTCATCTTGCCATGGTTTCTGCCGGAGTAAAACCTGGTGATGAAGTGATAATTCCCGATTTAACATTTGTTGCTACAGCAAGTGCCGTTAAGTACATTGGAGCAATTCCGGTGTTCGCAGACATTGATCCGGCAACATGGTGTATAAAACCCGATTCGATAAAAAAATTAATAACTCCAAAAACTAAGGCAATTGTACCTGTTCATTTGTACGGTTATCCCGCTGATATGGCTGCGATTAATAAAATTGCCGCTGAACACGGGCTTACGGTTTTTGAGGATGCGGCGGAAGCTCACGGTGCTTCAATAAATAAAAAAAGAGTCGGAAGCTTTGGCAAGTGCGGAGTGTTCAGCTTTTATGGTAACAAAATAATCACTACGGGCGAAGGCGGAATGATTACGACGAGTGATCAAGTTTTACATGATCGGGCAAAATATTTAAGAGACCACGCAATGAGCAAAACTAAACGTTACTGGCATACCGAGCTGGGCTACAATTACAGGATAACAAACATTCAGGCGGCACTTGGACTAGCACAACTGCATAGAATTGACAGCATCATTAAAAAGAAGCTGAAAATATTTTCCTGGTACAAAAAATATTTGGGTCAAAGCGAACTCTTTTCATTAAATCCTGAACGAAAGGGAATTACAAATGTTATTTGGATGGTTTCAATATTGCTGTCTGAGAAATTAAAAATAGACAGGGATAACCTGATGAAAAAGCTGAGAGAAAAAAATATTGATACACGACCGTTCTTCTATCCGATTAGTCAGTTACCAATGTATAACACGGGAGTTATAAATCCGGTTGCTTATGATATCGCAGAAAG